CTCCTGTCAAAGACCTTTTTGTGGCGCGCAATTTTTAAATCTATTCCCTCACGGGGCTTCTGTCAACCCCGCTTGAGGGATTCTGTCGCTCGCGGGTGGAAAATATAGTTTCTCTTTAAGAAGTGTCAAGTCTTCTATCGTTTGATAGACGATGCCAACCAGCCGCTACGGGCATCCTTATTCAGGATGTTAATGGAGCGGGCGACGGGACTTGAACCCGCGACCTAAGCCTTGGCAAGGCTTCGCTCTACCTACTGAGCTACGCCCGCTCTTCATGCAGAGTTAATAAATTAGCTACTCTTCCTTCGTTGTCAACTCTCCACGAGGACCAATTTGGATGATAATTACCGTCTCTGCAAAGCCCTTGTTCGCCTGAATCTGGAGGGTTCTATCCGGCATAACGTAGGTAAGGGTTGCTTGATTTCCGTATACGCTAATTGCTACAGGTTCCCATCCCTGCTGAGGAAGAACGTCCTTGTAATAGCTTACAATTTCCTTGATAGAGGCTTTCCCGCTAAAGAAGAGCCTTCCCACTTTTATGTTTCCGGACTCGTAGGTAAAGCTCTTCGTAGGAATGAACTTAAACCCGGGATAAACGGGAACCTCATCCCCAAGAAGGAGCTCCGGCTTCACCGTTTGGGTCTGGAGCTCTTGGGCATTTTTCTCTTGGGTTGCAGTAGTGGCACAGGCCGAAAGTGCTATAAGAAGTACTGGCAGGAACATCCACTTTTTCATGTTTACCCCCTCAGACTATCCGCATTGGCTCAACCTCTATTTTATACCTGATTCCGCTGAAAGTTGACGGAAATCTTTCTTTTATTACAGCAACTCCCTTCATTAACTTTTCTTCAGAGCTCGTCCTGAGGAAAGAGGTAAACCTGTAGCGGCCAGAGACCTTTGGAAGGGGAGCAGGGGTAAGGTCTGAAACTGAAAAGAAAAGGGAGAGCTCATTTTTTATTTTTTCAAATTTCTCTCTTAGCTTTTTAAACTCGGCGAGTTTTTCAAGCTGAAATTCCAAGAGCAAGGTTTTTGTAAAAGGGGGAAAGCCCAAGAATTCCCTCGCCGTTAACTCTTCACGGTAAAACTCGTCAAACTTGTAGGTTGCAGCATACTTTACGGCAGGAAGGTCGGGCTTTAGGGCTTGGACAATTGCAGCTCCGGGTTTAAAGCGTCCAGCTCTACCCGTTGTGTGAACGATTAGCTGGAAGATTCTTTCAGAGGTTCTGTAATCTGGAGCTCCTCCGAGGAGGTCTGCAAGGAGAACACCTACAAGGGTGAGCTTTGGAAAGTTGTGCCCCTTGGTGGCTATCTGCGTTCCAACGATTACGTCGTACTTTCCTTCTTTGATTTCTTTTATGAGACGAGCTCCAACCTCTGGATTTTTAACAGTGTCTTGGTCAAGACGAACAACCCTAAATTTTGGGAAGAGAATTCTTAACTCTTCCTCTACTCTTTCTGTCCCGTAACCAAAAAAGTCAAGCCTCTTGCCGCACTTTGGACAGCGGTAGATAGGTTCATAGCGTTTTCCACAAAGGTGACAAATGAGTTTTCTCTCGCTTTTGTGGTAAACGAGAGGGACGGAGCAGTCGCTACACTCCGCCACGTAGCCGCAGTTTAAACAGAAACTTTTCGCGAAAAAGCCCCTCCTATTTATGAAGAGGAGAACCTGCTCGCCCTTTTTAACGGTATTTTCTATGGCCGCAAGGAGCTCCTTAGAGAAGATGCTTATCCTTTCTGTTTCCTGAAGGTTTACAAGCTTTATGTATGGAAGGGGAACAGTTGAGACCCTTTCTTTTAGTTCAAGGAGTTTGATTTCTCCGAGCTTGCTTCTGTAGTAGGTTTCTACAGAGGGCGTTGCTGAAACGAGGAGAACGGGAAACTTCTCAATCTCTCCCCTCTTAAGGGCAACTTCACGGGCGTGGTAGTAGGGCTTTTGCTGCTCTTTGTAGGAAGAGTCCTGCTCTTCATCAACAACAATGAGACCTAAATCCTTTATAGGGAGCATAACCGCTCCTCGGGTTCCTATGAAGACCTTCACTTCTCCCCTTAACGCTTTAAGCCACGTGGAAACTTTCTCTTTTGGAGTTAATTTACCGTGATAGATTCCTATGTTCTTGCCAAAATAACTTTCAACGCGGGCGCGGAGCTCTGGCGTGAGCAAGAGCTCAGGAACGAGTATGAGGACGGACTTTCCTCTTTTTACCACCTCGTAGGCTACCTTTAAATAGACTTCCATCTTTCCAGAGCCGGTAACACCGTAAAGGAGGAACTTCCCCTCTTTTGCCCCTACGAGCTCCTTGAAGGCCTTTTCCTGAGAGGGCGTTAGCTTTATTTTCTTGGTGTCCTTAAGCTCCCAAAGCCTGTTTTCAAGGGTAACCTTTTCTTCAACAATCTCTATTAAGCCTTTCTTAACTAATCCATTTATCACCTGTAAGCTAAAGTCTAAGGCTTTAAGAGTATTAACGCTTTCTTTCCCCTTCTCTTTGAGGTAATGTAGGAGCTCTCTTGATTTCTTTCCTCTGACCTCCCCGTCTTTTACAAAGACAGCAAAACGCTCACGGGGAACTGAGTCCCTTTTTATTAGCTCTTCCCTTACAACAACAGACTTGGAAACGAGATTCCTCAAAACCTGATAAAAGGATGACAGCTTCACCCTTCTCCTTAAAGTAGATACTTTTAACTTCCCAGAGGAGTTTTTAAGGGTTTCAACTATCTTTTTCTCATTTTCAGTAAGCTTTACGGAAGGAGTAGGCTCTGAGAGTTTTACAAAAAGGGACTCTGTTACCTCAAATCCTCCCGGAAGGAAGGAAAAGAGGGTCTCTCCAAAGTAACCGCCGTAGTAGTCTGAGACAAAACGGCAAAGTTCCAAGCAGGATGGAGTGAAAAGTGGAAAGTCGTCCGGGATGTCAAATAGCTCCTTTATCTTTTCCTCTGGAAAGTCAACGTCATCTTTAACGCTTACGATTATTCCAGTCCTTAAAAGGTCGTTAGCGCCAAAGGGAACTATAACCCTCTTTCCAACCTCTGGAGGGTAGGAGATCACCTCTGGAACTTTATAGTAGAAGGTCCTATCAAGTGGAATGTCAAGAACAACTTCTACGAACAACTATTCCTTCCCCGCCTCTTTAATCTCTATTACTTCAACGTAGGGAAAGTTAAACTGGGTGACCCTACCGTAGCCGAGAATCTTAACCCTCTTTCCAACAAAATCCTTCAGGTTTTTAGTATCGTCGTGGATATAGATGCACCCAGAGCTATCGCAGAGAAGAGCGTCGTTAAGGGAAAAGGGAGGAAACTGGTCTTGGGGTCTTTTAAGGGAGACTCTTCCGACGAGCTTTACGTAGCAGCCTACAAACTCCTTTGGATGGTTGGCGATTAGCCCTGCAGGGTAGGTAATGGTGTAGTCAGAGGTCGCAGTCTTACAGCTAAAGGATAAAGCTGTTAACAGAGCTCCTAAGAGCATCAAGGGAGTACTTTTCACGGACTTCCTCCTCGGCTAAAAGCCCCATTCTCTTTAAATCTTTCTTAAAAGTAGCCCCTAAACCTTCCGCAAGTGAAGGAGGGGTGGGATGAACAACAATACCAAAATCTTCCTTAACAATTTCGGGTAGAACCCCAACATCGCTTACAACAACCGGCCTCCTGCAGGCCATAAACTCTAAGGGAACCCTCGCTATCATCTCTGAACCTAAGGAAGGAACAACCCCAACGTCAATGGCCGACATAATATCAACTATATCTTTTCGTCGCTCAGGGATAAAAGTTACGTCGCTACTTAAAGAGAGAGTGCGACAGAGCTCCAAAAGTTCACTCAGCTTTACGTTCTTTTCCTCACCGACGATAACGGCCTTAAACTTTAATCCCCTTTTCTTTAAAAGGGAGAGAGCTCTCAAAAAAACCTCATGACCTTTCACGGGGTCAAGCCTTCCAACTACTCCAAAGAGAAGTTCATTACCGACCTTTAACTCTTTCCTGACCCTTTTTCTTCCCTCCTCAGAGAAACGAAACTTTTCAACATCAACCGCCCCGGGAACAAAGAGCTTTGGAAGGTTTACTACAACCGAGTTAAGCGCTTTGCGTGAGGAAAGTATTACGCCGTCAACGTACCTCTCGTGTAAGAACTTGTTGAGGAAAGATTCCCTTATTCCCTTTGCCTCGCCGTGGAGTCTATAGAGCCTAAAGGAAAAGCGCTTTTTTAGGAGGGCAGAGAAGAGCATCTCATCACCACGAATCGTTAAGACCACCTGTGGTCTAAAGGTTTCAATGACCTTTTTAAGGGAGAGGAAGGGAGAGAGGGGAAACTTCTTTCTTGGGTCTTCTATGTAGAAGGTAGGAATTCCAAGTTCCTTACACCTCTTTTCTGCAGGGAATCCCTTTAGTACGGCACAGGCAACTTTCCCTTCAAGTACAGAGGCAATTTTTACCCCAAGGTCTGTAAGGGCGCTGTTCCACCTCTCATCAAGAACGACGAGCTTTCTCATTTTTCTCCAGTTCCCAAAGTTTTAAATACTTCAAGAACGTGTAGTGGGAGGCCATAACACTTAAGACGAAACCTTCAAAACCGTCAAGGAAGCCCCTTTTTAAAAGGTAACGCCTTAAAAAAGCTCCAGCAGGGGAAAGTAGGAGTTTTAGGAGGGAAAACTTTTTCCCTTTTTTGAACGCACCCTCAGCGTAAAGGCTCGTATAAAGGTCAATTTTTTTTAGGTGAAAGGATACAGAAGGATACGAGTAGTGAAGGAGGTCTCCCTTTAAATAACCTGTCTTTCCGTTGACGAGAAGCCTTTCGTGAACCCAATCCCCTACCCAGCGGCACTTCTCTCTCTTAGCAAGCCTTAACTGCCAGTCGGGATACCAAGCGTGTTTTATCCACCTTCCAAGGTAGTTTGTCAGACGGCTAACGTAGTAGCCGTCAACCGGCGGGTTTTCTTTCTTAATCTTTGATATTTGGGCTGCAAGCTCCTCACTTACAATCTCATCGTCGTCTAAAAAGAGAACCCAATCTCCACGGCATAGAGAAAGAAGATGGTTTTTCTGGTTAACGAAGTTGTCAAACTTCCTATAAAATACGCGTGCGCCAAAGCGTTCAGCTATTTCAAGGGTTCTGTCCTCTGAACCTGAATCAAGAATAACTATTTCATCGGCAACGTCTTTAATGCTGTTTAAAACTTCCCCTATCCTCTTTTCAGAGTTAAAAGTGAGAATTCCTACCGAGAGCTTCAAAGTACCTTCCCCTTCTTAAAGAATTTGTAAAGGGATAGACCCAAATCGGTTGAAAAGGAAAAGAGCCTTCCAAGAACTGTAAAGATATCCTTTCCAAGGGAAACTCGGGGGAGCTCCTTAAAGTCTGACATTTCAGTAACAACTCCTCTCTTCGTCGTGAAGATGTAATCATAAACCCTTGCCGCAATCTCCTTACTAAACTCTGAGTAGTGTCCAAAGGGCCAAGCAAAGGTGTTTACCTTTACGCCGAGCTTTTCCTCTATCTCCGCCTTACTTTCTAAGAGCTCCCTCTCTATTCTCTCCCTTGCAATACTCTCCGTTTCAAACTCTCCAAGGGTTTTAAACCTCTTTTCTACTTCCCTCTTTAAGCTCTCCTTCCAGTTCCCTTCTTTTTTAAAGTCTTTGCAAAAGGTTAGGAACTCTTCAGAAGGATAGAACTTTCTTCCACTGAGCTCACTCCCCGTTTTAAAGAGGGGAAGACCGATAAAGAGCTCTCTGGAATATAAAAGGGCTGTCCAGCGAAAGTTTTTCCCATCGTAGAAATCCTCTATCTCTGGGGATACAGGAAAAGAGAAGTGATACTTACCGTGAGCTCCAAAAGAAAAGACGTCCCTCATCCTGTCAAGCTCTTCCCAGCTTAAAAACTCTTCTGAACTTCCCCTCCTTACAAACTCAACGTGTCCTTCGTGCATTGACTTTGGAGAAAAGAGCTCTTTAAAAGAAACCTTCCCCTCCCAGTAGTCAAAAAGGGTTCTTCTAACTCCTTCCTCCCTTATCCTTCCAGAAGTAATAAAAATGTGGGCTGGAATTCCGAGCTTTTTCAGAACAGGGTAGGCATATACAAAGTTATCTGCGTAGCCGTCGTCAAATGTAATTGCCGCCCTACGGCACGTGTCATTTTCTTCAAAAATCGCCTG
This Phorcysia thermohydrogeniphila DNA region includes the following protein-coding sequences:
- the priA gene encoding replication restart helicase PriA, whose translation is MFVEVVLDIPLDRTFYYKVPEVISYPPEVGKRVIVPFGANDLLRTGIIVSVKDDVDFPEEKIKELFDIPDDFPLFTPSCLELCRFVSDYYGGYFGETLFSFLPGGFEVTESLFVKLSEPTPSVKLTENEKKIVETLKNSSGKLKVSTLRRRVKLSSFYQVLRNLVSKSVVVREELIKRDSVPRERFAVFVKDGEVRGKKSRELLHYLKEKGKESVNTLKALDFSLQVINGLVKKGLIEIVEEKVTLENRLWELKDTKKIKLTPSQEKAFKELVGAKEGKFLLYGVTGSGKMEVYLKVAYEVVKRGKSVLILVPELLLTPELRARVESYFGKNIGIYHGKLTPKEKVSTWLKALRGEVKVFIGTRGAVMLPIKDLGLIVVDEEQDSSYKEQQKPYYHAREVALKRGEIEKFPVLLVSATPSVETYYRSKLGEIKLLELKERVSTVPLPYIKLVNLQETERISIFSKELLAAIENTVKKGEQVLLFINRRGFFAKSFCLNCGYVAECSDCSVPLVYHKSERKLICHLCGKRYEPIYRCPKCGKRLDFFGYGTERVEEELRILFPKFRVVRLDQDTVKNPEVGARLIKEIKEGKYDVIVGTQIATKGHNFPKLTLVGVLLADLLGGAPDYRTSERIFQLIVHTTGRAGRFKPGAAIVQALKPDLPAVKYAATYKFDEFYREELTAREFLGFPPFTKTLLLEFQLEKLAEFKKLREKFEKIKNELSLFFSVSDLTPAPLPKVSGRYRFTSFLRTSSEEKLMKGVAVIKERFPSTFSGIRYKIEVEPMRIV
- a CDS encoding polysaccharide deacetylase family protein; this translates as MSGVVFLLHRVYPDRGKRDDIDIDTFQRALSLIKSRFKVVPLQAIFEENDTCRRAAITFDDGYADNFVYAYPVLKKLGIPAHIFITSGRIREEGVRRTLFDYWEGKVSFKELFSPKSMHEGHVEFVRRGSSEEFLSWEELDRMRDVFSFGAHGKYHFSFPVSPEIEDFYDGKNFRWTALLYSRELFIGLPLFKTGSELSGRKFYPSEEFLTFCKDFKKEGNWKESLKREVEKRFKTLGEFETESIARERIERELLESKAEIEEKLGVKVNTFAWPFGHYSEFSKEIAARVYDYIFTTKRGVVTEMSDFKELPRVSLGKDIFTVLGRLFSFSTDLGLSLYKFFKKGKVL
- a CDS encoding glycosyltransferase family 4 protein codes for the protein MRKLVVLDERWNSALTDLGVKIASVLEGKVACAVLKGFPAEKRCKELGIPTFYIEDPRKKFPLSPFLSLKKVIETFRPQVVLTIRGDEMLFSALLKKRFSFRLYRLHGEAKGIRESFLNKFLHERYVDGVILSSRKALNSVVVNLPKLFVPGAVDVEKFRFSEEGRKRVRKELKVGNELLFGVVGRLDPVKGHEVFLRALSLLKKRGLKFKAVIVGEEKNVKLSELLELCRTLSLSSDVTFIPERRKDIVDIMSAIDVGVVPSLGSEMIARVPLEFMACRRPVVVSDVGVLPEIVKEDFGIVVHPTPPSLAEGLGATFKKDLKRMGLLAEEEVREKYSLDALRSSVNSFIL
- a CDS encoding glycosyltransferase family 2 protein, which codes for MKLSVGILTFNSEKRIGEVLNSIKDVADEIVILDSGSEDRTLEIAERFGARVFYRKFDNFVNQKNHLLSLCRGDWVLFLDDDEIVSEELAAQISKIKKENPPVDGYYVSRLTNYLGRWIKHAWYPDWQLRLAKREKCRWVGDWVHERLLVNGKTGYLKGDLLHYSYPSVSFHLKKIDLYTSLYAEGAFKKGKKFSLLKLLLSPAGAFLRRYLLKRGFLDGFEGFVLSVMASHYTFLKYLKLWELEKNEKARRS